One Salisaeta longa DSM 21114 genomic window carries:
- a CDS encoding acyl-CoA dehydrogenase family protein — translation MEDVVQDPPALGNQYITDRVLQSYVKRTLSGKTAEDAEAALEALGAEAGERLHAMEQADIGKKATLKQWDAWGARIDEITVTPLWEEAERLAVEYGLVRRPYEMAHGPQSRIVQFALAHLFIPATDFYGCPLAMTDGAARTLLDSGNEALIDEALPHLTARDPSAFWTSGQWMTELSGGSDVSQTQTTARTDDDGTWRLYGRKWFTSAITAQMALALARPDGNPEGGAGLALFYVPIRDENGALNDGIRVNRLKDKLGTWKLPTAELTLDGARAIPVDGLEHGTRRISPMLNITRTWNAVTATSLMRRAVALARDYAEKREAFGEPIAYHPLHQETIADMQATYEGAFHLSFRVAELLGRREAGAATDEERDLLRVLTPVAKLLTAKQAVEVTSEALEAFGGAGYVEDTGLPKLLRDAQVLPIWEGTTNVLSLDVLRALDRTDGLLAIRNELRRCVSMLSIQTMVEPMRAAVKAFREAVQWLQAAQQKEEAEKHLQAGARRFALTLGYVMEVALTACHAQWAVQEESDGRSAAAAERLAEQKINHIARLDPHDAYVLTWDFNCPTLFECHTGSGDGAPASDTLTDFADTTTA, via the coding sequence ATGGAAGACGTCGTTCAAGACCCTCCCGCCCTTGGCAATCAGTACATCACCGATCGCGTGCTGCAAAGCTACGTAAAGCGCACGCTGTCTGGCAAAACCGCTGAAGATGCGGAGGCCGCGCTAGAGGCGCTCGGGGCCGAAGCGGGCGAGCGGCTGCATGCCATGGAGCAGGCCGACATCGGCAAAAAAGCCACCCTCAAGCAGTGGGATGCCTGGGGCGCGCGCATCGACGAGATTACGGTGACGCCGCTGTGGGAAGAAGCCGAACGCCTGGCGGTGGAATACGGGCTGGTGCGCCGCCCGTACGAGATGGCGCACGGCCCGCAGAGCCGGATCGTGCAGTTTGCGCTGGCGCACCTTTTCATCCCCGCCACCGACTTCTACGGCTGCCCGCTGGCCATGACCGACGGCGCTGCCCGCACGCTCCTCGACAGCGGCAATGAAGCGTTGATCGATGAGGCGCTGCCGCACCTCACCGCGCGCGATCCGTCAGCGTTCTGGACGAGCGGCCAGTGGATGACCGAGCTCTCCGGCGGGTCGGATGTCAGCCAGACGCAAACGACCGCGCGCACGGACGACGACGGGACCTGGCGGCTGTACGGGCGCAAGTGGTTTACCAGCGCCATCACAGCCCAGATGGCGCTCGCCCTGGCGCGTCCCGATGGCAACCCGGAAGGCGGCGCCGGGCTTGCGCTCTTCTACGTGCCCATCCGCGACGAGAACGGCGCGCTCAACGACGGCATCCGCGTGAACCGGCTCAAGGACAAGCTGGGCACGTGGAAGCTGCCCACCGCCGAGCTGACCCTCGACGGCGCCCGCGCAATTCCGGTGGACGGCCTGGAGCACGGCACCCGCCGCATCAGCCCCATGCTGAACATCACGCGCACCTGGAACGCGGTGACGGCCACCAGTCTGATGCGCCGCGCCGTGGCGCTGGCCCGCGATTATGCCGAGAAGCGCGAAGCCTTTGGCGAACCCATCGCCTACCACCCGCTGCACCAGGAAACCATTGCCGACATGCAGGCGACCTACGAGGGAGCCTTCCATCTGTCGTTTCGGGTGGCCGAGCTGTTGGGTCGGCGCGAGGCGGGCGCTGCCACCGACGAGGAGCGCGACCTGCTGCGGGTGCTCACGCCCGTCGCCAAGCTGCTTACGGCCAAGCAAGCGGTGGAAGTTACCAGCGAGGCGCTGGAGGCGTTTGGCGGTGCCGGCTACGTAGAAGACACCGGGCTGCCCAAGCTCCTGCGCGACGCCCAGGTGCTGCCCATCTGGGAGGGTACCACCAACGTGCTGTCGTTGGACGTGCTGCGCGCGCTCGATCGCACCGACGGGCTGCTCGCCATCCGCAACGAGCTGCGGCGCTGCGTATCGATGCTGTCCATCCAGACGATGGTTGAGCCGATGCGGGCGGCGGTGAAGGCCTTCCGCGAGGCCGTGCAATGGCTGCAGGCGGCCCAGCAAAAAGAAGAGGCCGAAAAGCACTTACAGGCGGGGGCGCGGCGCTTTGCGCTGACGCTGGGGTACGTGATGGAGGTGGCGCTCACCGCGTGCCACGCGCAGTGGGCGGTGCAGGAAGAAAGCGACGGGCGCTCGGCCGCGGCCGCCGAGCGGCTCGCCGAGCAGAAAATCAACCACATTGCCCGCCTCGACCCGCACGACGCGTACGTGCTTACGTGGGACTTCAATTGCCCGACGCTCTTTGAATGCCACACCGGCAGCGGCGACGGTGCCCCCGCAAGCGATACGCTCACCGACTTTGCCGATACAACGACGGCGTAA
- a CDS encoding dihydrolipoyl dehydrogenase family protein yields MADIVQSFTQWFMGLGAQYGVDPIVFGAIYVGAIPFFSASVAWLIRNVRRGRSVAAPVLSAGFFLVSAYLYLFAVGENLPLWVYLFVLGMVGYGALATVQKVRNNTPAGAADAEARDRYDVVVIGGGAAGLTSAGVAANFGAKALMIEKDALGGDCTWTGCIPSKALLKSAEVAQQIRKAKEYGLDATLDAVDFQAVMERVRTLRRDVYEEADAPEIYEEMGIEVAEGTGRFLDSHTVAIDRPDGTTRHVTARKIVIATGGRAATPPIDGLDNVDYLTNENLFDLDEQPEHLAIIGAGPIGTEMAQAFARLGSRVTVLEMTDRILSADDPALASMLQERLEAEGVRYAFGARVERVAPGEAPGTVQVTALKDDTVHTLTADALLVAAGRRPTIETLNLDAAGVAYTPQGITVDDRTRTSQSHIYAVGDVTGRYQFTHMSEHMAKVAATNALLKVPMTIDAAHVPWVTYTDPELAHVGATEAQLQDDGTAYTTYRFPYAKVDRAITDGDTLGEIRVHATPRTGKILGASVLGARAGELISEYALAMKNGVSLREIADTIHPYPSYGLAARRAADQWYGEKQKPWMIRTLQTIFGYEGPVMEPDPDRII; encoded by the coding sequence ATGGCGGACATCGTTCAATCGTTTACGCAGTGGTTTATGGGATTGGGGGCGCAGTACGGCGTCGACCCCATCGTTTTTGGCGCCATCTACGTGGGGGCCATTCCGTTTTTCTCGGCCTCTGTGGCATGGCTCATCCGCAACGTGCGGCGCGGGCGGTCGGTGGCGGCGCCCGTCCTGTCCGCCGGATTCTTTCTGGTGTCGGCGTACCTCTACCTGTTTGCGGTGGGCGAGAATCTGCCGCTGTGGGTGTATCTTTTTGTGCTGGGCATGGTGGGCTACGGCGCGTTGGCCACGGTGCAAAAGGTGCGCAACAACACACCAGCAGGTGCGGCGGATGCCGAGGCACGCGATCGCTACGATGTGGTCGTCATTGGCGGCGGGGCGGCCGGACTCACATCGGCGGGCGTGGCGGCCAACTTTGGCGCCAAGGCGCTCATGATCGAAAAAGACGCGCTGGGTGGCGACTGCACGTGGACCGGCTGCATCCCCAGCAAGGCGCTGCTGAAAAGCGCCGAGGTCGCACAGCAGATCCGCAAGGCCAAGGAGTACGGCCTCGATGCAACCCTCGACGCCGTCGATTTTCAGGCCGTGATGGAGCGCGTGCGCACCCTGCGACGCGACGTGTACGAGGAGGCCGACGCGCCCGAAATCTACGAGGAGATGGGCATTGAGGTGGCCGAGGGCACGGGGCGCTTCCTCGACAGCCACACCGTGGCCATCGACCGGCCCGATGGCACGACGCGCCACGTGACGGCGCGCAAGATCGTCATTGCCACCGGCGGCCGCGCGGCTACGCCCCCCATCGACGGGCTCGACAACGTCGACTATCTCACCAACGAGAACCTGTTCGACCTGGACGAACAGCCGGAGCACCTGGCCATCATTGGCGCGGGGCCCATTGGCACCGAGATGGCGCAGGCCTTTGCGCGCCTCGGCAGCCGGGTGACGGTGCTGGAGATGACCGACCGCATCCTAAGCGCCGACGACCCGGCGCTTGCATCCATGCTGCAGGAGCGGCTGGAGGCCGAGGGCGTCCGCTATGCCTTTGGGGCGCGCGTGGAGCGCGTGGCCCCGGGCGAGGCGCCCGGTACGGTGCAGGTGACGGCCCTGAAAGACGACACCGTGCACACGCTCACCGCCGACGCGCTCTTAGTGGCCGCCGGGCGGCGGCCCACCATCGAAACGCTCAACCTGGACGCCGCCGGGGTGGCTTACACCCCCCAAGGCATCACCGTGGACGACCGCACGCGCACCAGCCAATCGCACATTTACGCCGTGGGCGACGTCACCGGCCGCTACCAGTTCACGCACATGAGCGAGCACATGGCCAAGGTGGCCGCCACCAACGCGCTGCTGAAGGTGCCCATGACCATCGACGCCGCCCACGTGCCGTGGGTCACCTACACCGACCCGGAGCTCGCGCACGTGGGGGCCACCGAGGCGCAACTGCAAGATGACGGCACCGCCTACACCACGTACCGCTTTCCGTATGCCAAGGTCGACCGCGCCATCACCGACGGCGACACCCTGGGCGAGATTCGGGTGCACGCCACGCCCCGCACCGGAAAAATTCTGGGCGCCAGCGTGCTCGGCGCGCGCGCCGGGGAGCTCATCAGCGAGTACGCCCTGGCCATGAAAAACGGCGTGTCGCTCCGCGAAATTGCAGACACCATCCACCCCTATCCCAGCTACGGACTTGCCGCGCGCCGCGCGGCCGACCAGTGGTACGGCGAGAAGCAAAAGCCCTGGATGATTCGCACGTTGCAGACGATTTTTGGCTACGAGGGCCCCGTCATGGAGCCCGATCCGGACCGCATCATTTAA
- a CDS encoding mechanosensitive ion channel family protein: MIESFLPSAAARSILLVLGAVAGSLLAHRAAAWLARRTLRQMPGTQTVRQALWRHLKMPSRLAAVLMGVYALHAARPLPLDLALVNGSLRVMAVLAGAWALIGILGILETLASDRHALNTADNLRARKILTQVRILRRIGSVIIGVLALAVVLLNYEPFRQLGTGILASAGILGIVVGVAAQRTLGNVIAGLQIAITQPIRVDDVVIAEGDFGWIEEITLTYVVVRVWDQRRIVVPITQFVEQPFQNWTRHTSDLLGTVFFHVDYTAPVEALRTALHDIVEQCPYYDGRVCRLHVTNATDRTLELRALVSARNASDLWELRCAVREGFVAHLQAEHPAALPKTRAVVDTDRPPVAAASDLSGS; encoded by the coding sequence ATGATTGAGTCGTTTCTTCCATCGGCTGCGGCGCGCAGCATCCTGCTTGTCCTTGGCGCGGTAGCCGGGAGCTTGCTGGCGCATCGGGCCGCGGCGTGGCTGGCGCGACGCACGCTCCGGCAGATGCCCGGCACGCAGACGGTACGCCAAGCGCTGTGGCGGCATCTCAAGATGCCCTCGCGCCTTGCCGCCGTGCTCATGGGCGTGTACGCCCTGCACGCGGCCCGCCCGCTCCCCCTCGATCTTGCCCTCGTGAACGGCAGCTTGCGGGTGATGGCGGTGCTCGCAGGCGCCTGGGCGCTCATCGGCATACTCGGCATTCTCGAAACGCTGGCCAGCGACCGGCACGCCCTCAACACAGCCGACAACCTGCGGGCACGCAAGATCTTGACGCAGGTGCGCATCTTGCGGCGCATTGGCAGCGTAATCATCGGCGTGTTGGCGCTGGCCGTGGTGCTCCTAAACTACGAGCCGTTCCGGCAACTGGGCACGGGCATCTTGGCCTCCGCCGGCATCCTTGGCATCGTCGTGGGCGTAGCGGCGCAGCGCACCCTGGGCAACGTGATCGCCGGCCTGCAAATTGCCATCACGCAGCCCATCCGCGTTGACGATGTGGTGATCGCGGAGGGCGATTTTGGGTGGATCGAGGAGATTACGCTCACCTACGTGGTGGTGCGCGTGTGGGACCAGCGGCGGATTGTGGTGCCCATCACGCAGTTTGTGGAGCAGCCCTTTCAAAACTGGACACGCCACACCTCCGACCTCCTGGGCACGGTCTTTTTCCATGTAGATTACACCGCACCGGTGGAGGCCCTACGCACCGCGCTGCACGACATTGTGGAGCAGTGCCCGTATTACGACGGCCGCGTGTGCCGCCTGCACGTAACCAACGCCACCGACCGCACGCTGGAGCTACGTGCCCTGGTGAGCGCGCGCAACGCCTCGGACCTGTGGGAGCTGCGCTGCGCCGTCCGCGAGGGCTTCGTGGCGCACCTGCAGGCTGAACACCCCGCGGCCCTTCCCAAAACGCGTGCGGTGGTGGATACCGACCGGCCGCCGGTCGCCGCCGCCTCGGACCTGTCCGGGAGCTGA
- a CDS encoding tetratricopeptide repeat protein encodes MLTVLDPSMNPTYGSSIPRSGGIQKLLVALFVFAAAAAAPSVAQQAPSVDLLYRESGFMKDARTIAIALSDRDGTVPPDTAQFRSADRVYFRYTPKGDWALTMEDIAALQQIKIKQGETLVQPSGVRMLAPDTEQSAALVGVPKDTLNLGAPVVFSHAAGTSAPLSVDEAYLRGYASLHAAWKQAQAFMEEKRPRKTIIALHPFVASADSVERLSFTPKARALLDTAVVDALDRVTASFETLQQLPDSITTERLVAIDTLNAQLQRLKAALQPYVQQEERKHAMARRQIDFLAQSVAGLQSSARSAYRDEQFRILQRGTFASPRLGAILDGLMYLLLDPARAVNDRTPQLDTLRTAPFNNATFAPLRQRLEAVNSWAHFQNIVQLVNANIANEQRVFGDIIMQNLRLRRPAAPRPYYEVMAGMNALGRGEQAAFEEAWTRALAKATASNFIHRMQQWSIVSNTAPERLSQDVWADIAAAQALQAQGQLQAAQARYEATRQRLGPFPVVDYALGDIALAQADTAAARKYFNRAHVIDDTYVPPTLALIELAMAEQAYPKALVMANEALQDQPYWTIYFRKGQTLVRLERLTDAIDVLRSRCEPLNNNSVALYTLLTDIYIERKMWEGAKWALDQARKVNPDAPAITQRAQRIRAALKNPDSVSASETPPPVPADTSGSAAKRPADTVEP; translated from the coding sequence ATGCTCACCGTGCTCGATCCGTCGATGAATCCTACGTATGGCTCATCCATCCCTCGTTCAGGCGGCATCCAGAAGCTACTGGTTGCCCTGTTCGTTTTCGCTGCCGCGGCCGCCGCGCCCAGCGTTGCCCAGCAAGCGCCTTCTGTGGACCTGTTGTACCGTGAATCGGGCTTTATGAAAGACGCCCGAACGATCGCCATTGCGCTGTCGGACCGCGACGGTACGGTGCCCCCCGACACGGCGCAGTTTCGCAGCGCAGATCGGGTGTACTTCCGCTATACGCCAAAGGGCGACTGGGCATTGACGATGGAGGACATTGCCGCCTTGCAGCAAATCAAAATAAAGCAGGGCGAAACCTTGGTGCAGCCCAGCGGGGTGCGCATGCTGGCACCAGATACTGAACAATCGGCGGCGTTGGTGGGCGTTCCAAAGGATACGCTCAACCTGGGCGCGCCGGTGGTCTTCTCGCATGCTGCCGGAACGAGCGCTCCGCTCTCCGTCGACGAAGCCTACCTGCGCGGCTATGCGTCGTTGCATGCAGCCTGGAAGCAAGCGCAGGCGTTCATGGAGGAGAAGCGTCCCCGAAAGACCATCATCGCGCTACATCCATTTGTGGCCTCAGCCGATTCGGTTGAGCGGCTGTCGTTTACCCCCAAGGCCCGTGCCCTGCTCGATACCGCGGTGGTGGACGCGCTGGACCGCGTGACGGCGTCGTTTGAAACGCTCCAGCAGCTCCCCGACTCCATTACCACAGAGCGCCTGGTGGCCATTGACACGCTCAATGCCCAGTTGCAGCGCCTGAAGGCCGCGCTACAGCCCTACGTGCAGCAGGAGGAACGCAAGCACGCCATGGCCCGGCGCCAAATCGACTTTCTCGCGCAGTCGGTCGCAGGGTTGCAGTCGAGCGCGCGCTCGGCGTACCGCGACGAGCAGTTCCGCATCCTGCAGCGCGGCACGTTTGCCAGTCCGCGCCTCGGGGCCATCCTGGACGGGCTCATGTACTTGCTGCTCGACCCGGCGCGCGCGGTAAACGACCGAACGCCGCAACTGGATACGCTGCGCACCGCTCCCTTCAACAACGCGACCTTTGCCCCGCTGCGCCAGCGCCTCGAAGCGGTCAATAGCTGGGCGCACTTTCAAAACATCGTGCAGCTCGTAAACGCCAACATCGCAAACGAGCAGCGCGTGTTTGGCGATATCATCATGCAGAACCTGCGGCTGCGCCGCCCGGCCGCCCCGCGGCCCTACTACGAGGTGATGGCCGGCATGAACGCGCTGGGCCGCGGCGAGCAGGCGGCTTTCGAGGAGGCATGGACCCGCGCGCTCGCCAAAGCCACCGCGTCCAATTTCATCCACCGGATGCAGCAGTGGAGCATCGTCTCGAACACGGCCCCCGAACGGCTTTCACAAGACGTGTGGGCCGACATCGCGGCGGCGCAAGCCCTGCAGGCGCAAGGGCAGTTGCAGGCGGCCCAGGCCCGTTACGAGGCCACCCGGCAGCGGTTGGGCCCCTTCCCGGTGGTAGACTACGCGCTGGGCGACATTGCACTGGCGCAGGCCGACACCGCCGCTGCCCGCAAATACTTCAACCGCGCCCACGTCATTGACGACACGTACGTGCCGCCTACGCTGGCCCTCATTGAGCTGGCCATGGCCGAACAAGCGTATCCCAAAGCGCTCGTGATGGCCAACGAAGCCTTGCAGGACCAGCCGTACTGGACGATTTACTTCCGCAAGGGGCAAACGCTCGTGCGTCTGGAGCGCCTCACCGACGCCATCGACGTGCTCCGAAGCCGGTGCGAGCCGCTCAATAACAACAGCGTGGCACTCTACACGCTCCTGACGGATATCTACATCGAGCGCAAGATGTGGGAGGGGGCAAAGTGGGCGCTGGATCAGGCGCGAAAGGTGAACCCCGATGCACCCGCCATCACGCAGCGCGCGCAGCGTATCAGGGCAGCCTTGAAGAATCCGGACAGTGTTTCGGCTTCCGAGACGCCGCCGCCCGTACCGGCCGACACCAGCGGCAGCGCCGCCAAACGTCCGGCCGACACCGTAGAGCCGTAG
- a CDS encoding SDR family oxidoreductase: MNQTIVITGCSSGFGYALALTLARGGDRVYATMRAPDGKNADAAQSLRDCASAESLDLRVLDLDVTSDASVKAAAQAVNDASGAADVVVNNAGQIFGGFTEAFTADEFGHQLNVNVVGVHRVHRAFLPAMRKAGSGLVINISSTAGRAAIPFFGIYHASKWGLEGYTQALRSELASSGVDVVLVEPGPFETELFPNLVAPEDADGRTATYPAVVHETFAGMSEAFQGFLTDPDVPTDPAIVVDAIAGLIGMAPGTRPFRTCLGMDLGVRERNALLEPLDAGLLESMGMTEFATLAVRDVNVHSPNRHAITFEFEQTATGPGTFAGTFESSGAISDAGTTEDILDVSSPEGVRPMVATFWRTVTGAEGTLVLTGDAAVDLSNPAEAKVTGTWHVEHATGAYADRIGSGAITGTADFTLDRPRGMLRYEGTLQTASMAALSSDPPTPSTNPNDPIHHKP, encoded by the coding sequence ATGAATCAGACTATCGTCATCACCGGCTGTAGCTCCGGCTTCGGCTACGCCCTCGCCCTCACCCTCGCCCGCGGCGGCGACCGCGTCTACGCGACCATGCGCGCACCCGACGGCAAGAACGCCGACGCCGCTCAATCCCTGCGCGACTGTGCCAGCGCCGAGTCACTCGACCTCCGCGTGCTGGACCTCGACGTGACTTCCGACGCCTCCGTAAAGGCGGCTGCACAGGCCGTAAACGACGCGTCTGGTGCCGCTGACGTTGTCGTCAACAACGCCGGGCAGATATTCGGCGGCTTTACCGAGGCGTTCACGGCCGACGAGTTCGGACACCAGCTCAATGTTAACGTCGTCGGCGTGCACCGCGTCCACCGGGCCTTCCTGCCCGCGATGCGGAAGGCCGGATCGGGCCTCGTCATCAACATCAGTTCGACGGCCGGACGTGCGGCCATCCCATTCTTCGGCATCTACCACGCCAGCAAGTGGGGCCTCGAAGGGTACACGCAAGCCCTTCGCAGCGAGTTGGCCTCGTCGGGCGTGGATGTCGTGCTCGTGGAGCCGGGGCCGTTCGAAACGGAGCTCTTCCCCAACCTCGTGGCCCCCGAGGATGCGGACGGCCGCACGGCGACCTATCCGGCGGTCGTCCACGAGACATTCGCGGGCATGAGCGAAGCCTTCCAGGGCTTCCTCACGGACCCCGACGTGCCGACCGATCCGGCCATCGTCGTGGATGCCATTGCTGGCCTCATCGGCATGGCACCGGGCACGCGCCCGTTCCGCACGTGTCTTGGCATGGACCTCGGCGTCCGTGAACGGAACGCGCTCCTCGAACCGCTCGATGCCGGTCTGCTCGAATCGATGGGCATGACGGAGTTCGCGACCCTGGCGGTCCGAGACGTCAACGTGCACAGCCCGAACCGGCACGCGATTACGTTTGAATTCGAACAGACCGCGACGGGCCCAGGCACATTCGCCGGTACGTTCGAATCGTCTGGCGCGATCTCGGACGCGGGCACGACGGAAGACATTCTTGATGTATCCAGCCCCGAAGGCGTCCGCCCGATGGTGGCGACGTTTTGGCGAACGGTCACGGGTGCCGAGGGGACACTGGTCCTAACGGGCGATGCGGCCGTGGATCTCAGCAACCCTGCCGAAGCTAAGGTGACGGGGACATGGCACGTGGAGCACGCGACGGGCGCCTACGCGGACCGCATCGGCTCCGGCGCGATCACGGGCACCGCTGACTTCACACTCGACCGGCCGCGTGGCATGCTCCGCTACGAGGGAACGCTCCAGACCGCCTCCATGGCAGCTCTGTCTTCCGATCCGCCAACGCCCAGTACAAACCCTAACGATCCCATTCATCACAAACCGTGA
- a CDS encoding Crp/Fnr family transcriptional regulator yields MAKDFNFLRSSHHVESFEAGDTIYDADDSPGSIYGILEGTVTMNIIGEPPSFVEEGSIFGTYEFVTDRPRRAKAVAKTPARIAVIDRRAFLDVVQETPFFALRVMERVAEEAKTYLAECTA; encoded by the coding sequence ATGGCAAAGGATTTCAACTTTCTACGCAGTTCGCATCATGTCGAATCGTTTGAGGCCGGCGATACGATCTACGACGCAGACGACTCGCCCGGTTCTATCTATGGTATTTTGGAAGGCACGGTAACCATGAACATTATTGGGGAGCCTCCGTCCTTCGTGGAGGAGGGCTCCATCTTTGGCACCTACGAGTTTGTCACCGACCGCCCGCGACGCGCGAAGGCGGTGGCCAAAACACCGGCGCGCATTGCGGTTATTGACCGGCGCGCCTTCCTCGATGTTGTGCAGGAAACCCCGTTCTTTGCCCTCCGCGTCATGGAGCGCGTGGCCGAAGAAGCCAAGACGTACCTGGCTGAGTGCACGGCGTAG
- a CDS encoding hydrogen peroxide-inducible genes activator, giving the protein MTLTQLTYLLAVVNHRNFSEAARQCGVTQPTLSMQVRKLEEALGVKLIDRSHQPVVPTGIGEQVAAQARRVLQSRDALEDIAAAAHNRVRGTLRMGMLPTLAPYLMPLLVPAVRAQYPEMTLELREWPTAVLLEALGEDRLDAALIATPPPAAAHETLLFEEPFVAYVHPEHRLAGRAFIAPTDLSIDDLWLLSDGHCFRDQVLAVCGDQERTERPAQFESGSLQTLVHMVERSGGMTLLPALAQCYLTDAQQETYVVPFEAPAPRRRIRLVQRRVHKAHLVTAFETALDAALPEQLGER; this is encoded by the coding sequence ATGACCCTCACCCAACTAACGTATCTGCTGGCGGTTGTCAACCACCGTAACTTTAGCGAAGCGGCGCGGCAGTGCGGCGTTACGCAGCCCACGCTAAGCATGCAAGTCCGCAAGCTGGAAGAAGCCCTGGGCGTAAAACTCATCGACCGCAGCCATCAGCCGGTGGTTCCCACGGGCATCGGCGAGCAGGTGGCGGCGCAAGCGCGGCGTGTGCTGCAGTCGCGCGATGCGCTTGAAGACATCGCCGCGGCGGCGCACAATCGCGTGCGGGGTACGCTGCGTATGGGCATGCTGCCTACCCTCGCGCCGTACCTTATGCCGCTGCTGGTGCCCGCGGTGCGCGCGCAATACCCCGAGATGACGCTGGAGCTGCGCGAGTGGCCCACGGCGGTGCTCCTGGAGGCCCTGGGCGAAGACCGGCTCGATGCGGCCCTCATCGCGACACCGCCGCCGGCGGCCGCGCACGAGACGCTGCTGTTTGAGGAGCCCTTCGTGGCGTACGTGCACCCCGAGCACCGCCTCGCAGGCCGCGCATTCATCGCGCCCACCGACTTGTCCATCGACGACCTGTGGCTGCTTAGCGACGGCCACTGCTTCCGCGACCAGGTGCTGGCGGTATGCGGCGATCAGGAACGGACCGAGCGGCCGGCTCAGTTTGAAAGCGGGTCGCTGCAAACGCTGGTGCACATGGTGGAGCGCTCCGGCGGCATGACGCTGCTCCCGGCGCTCGCGCAGTGCTACCTGACGGATGCGCAACAGGAGACGTACGTCGTGCCGTTCGAGGCGCCGGCCCCGCGCCGCCGCATCCGCCTGGTGCAACGCCGGGTGCACAAGGCGCACCTCGTCACCGCGTTTGAAACGGCGCTCGACGCCGCCCTGCCCGAACAGCTCGGGGAACGTTAA